Part of the Xenopus laevis strain J_2021 chromosome 2S, Xenopus_laevis_v10.1, whole genome shotgun sequence genome is shown below.
agcagatatattagagctcactcatataactgattacagtacaaacaaaatcgaacaaaataactgccttttgcacaaatcctgcatgtagagagacatgatgtctgggcattttaatagaatgagctttAACAaatattctaggcaaaagaagctcccctataagatatattggatctaaagctggccatagacgcaaagatctgatcggattcgtacgattttcggaccgtgtgtggagagtcctgacattttttttcgtCCCACcgagatcggtcgttcagtcgatcgggcaggttaaaagatttctgtcggctgctgataattttTCGGCAtttattgccgatcggacgattttcatacgattgctgttaggggcagaacatcggctgatctgttctattactactttatttaaactgaaggttagtggcaggtcggggaagtccgatcgttcaaggattggaacgatcagatctttgcgtctatggccagctcaactgtcaatgaatatctgacacccaactgctgcatgaagacagaatgaagagaaacagatgctgagagaggaatagtgaacataaacttgattatttcagaaacaatgcagaatatttaattgattgtatttagtttcttatttcagtatgctgaagcttatataataaagttacattttcgcaatagttcccctttaagtagagtcctgcagcaggtcgggtacccgccgattacctgcaaaaacctgcgggcgGTTCTGCAGGTCGAGCTGCGAGCAGGGgtggcatcgccagctaggtttccaggggcggcaaaatgccgctcctggtgcctttaagagccgaatttccgttttttaaaccggaaatacGGCTTTACTAGGacgagagagcacaattgcgcacTCCGCACTAGTGACCATGACCACGTAAAGGCACAGAGCCACAGGGCAAGTCATGGAGCCTCATATCCTCATAGTTTTAAAGTAGGGGGGTTGGTGACAGTGAGTTGCACATCAGTAAGACCCCTTTGTGACTTATGCTTAGAAAGCAGATTATTCTAGAATGCCCTGAACGGGTATCTTGCTTTCTATTTGAAGTAGAAGCTTTATATGTGGAAAAGTTGTGTAAACATCTGGTTGACGATGTCTAAGTATTGATTTTTCTCCATTAGTTTGGCCAAGCAAATGATGTGAATAAGCTCACCAACAGGCTGGCGGAAGAGTACAGCACATCCGGGCGTTTGGATAATATCACCCAAGTTATGAGTTTCCACCCGCAGTATCTGGAATCCTTTCTGCGCACACAGTTTTACTTGCTCCGCGTGGATGGGCCCCTACCGTACCATTACAGACACTACATAGCTATTATGGTAAGTGCTTTCATTTAAgtgctttttatttaattagtGGACCCCCATCATCAAAATTCAGCACAAGTTGCAGCACTATCGGATATACCGtgttcagggctgtatttatatataggcccccgagggcctgtgcaTAGGATGGCGCGGTTTtgggggtgcctatttttttcgttgtttttgtttttttttttaaaaaaaaccttccccacCCTCTGCcacagatttccataggaaatccggcgATGGAACTGAGGGGGTGAGGGGTGCGAGGAACATTGTGGAAGTGACGTTACGCGTCGGCacgctgacgtcacttccgccgaacAAGACGTGTGACTTCAGCGCATGACGTCAGCACGCACAATGTAGGGGCATGTTTAGGTCCGATACAGCCCTGGTCCAGGGAACACTGCGAAAGTGACATCACGTGCACATCAGCACTCCCAATGTGCagtgtcaatcataggaaatcctgcccagttttcctaatttgaaaaactgggcaggcagttttgacccgggcagcccttcaaaaaaccggactgtccaggtcaaaaccgggcaggtggcaaccctaatcggaTGCTAGGTTGCCCTTTACATCAggtagtaagtacagggctccccaATGCCTTGTCTGCTTTCACTCTCTAGCTTATATATGATTCACCCACAAGCTAGGGGGCATTGCATGGATGCCCTCATACCACTGTgcccttatttatgaatacattttcccgaaattttatgtgcaggaaaaaacaccaaaaaatctttaaaaaaaaggaatcgtacaaatttggattttccagttttctgatttttccccaaaaatcccaaaatattcggattattgcatgaaacccagagcagatcaagatatcttcgggatttatcccattgacttatatgtaacctcagcagcactttaggatggaactgctttctggcaggctgttgtttctcctactcaatgtaactgaatgtgtctcagtgggacctagattttactattgagtggatgcactgaatccactattttggatcagGCCGAAGCCCCAAATCCTACtggaaagattcggccaaatactgaactgaatccaaatcctaatttgcatatgcaaattatgggtgggaaggggaaaacattttctacttccttgttttgtgacaaaaagtcacatgatttccctcactgcccttaatttgcatatgtatatggtcaggcagaaggattcggccgaatcctgctgaaataggttGAATCCTTGATTCTGTGCTTCCCTACTAttggtgctgttcttagatctaccagggagctgttatcttgtgttagggagctgttatctggttaccttcccattgttctgttgtttggctgctgggagggaaagggaggaggatgatatcactccaacttgcagtacagcagtaaagagtgattgaagtttatcagagcacaagtcacataactgggggcacctgggaaactggcaatatgtctaaccccatgtcagatttcaaaattaaatataaaaaaatcattttgctcttttgagaaacagatttcagtgcagaattctgctggaacagccctattaactgatgtgtttttttttcaagctttgcCCTCAGTACTCTGCTCATGCCCATCTTTTCCCGTACAAGTGTTCCTCATACTAGTGATACATTTGCACCCCATAGGCAGCAGCCAGACACCAGTGTGTGTATCTGATAAACATGCACGTGGAAGAGTTTTTGAGCACTGGAGGTTCAGCGGAATGGCTTAGCGGCTTGGAATACATACCTCAAAAGCTGAAGAATCTCAATGAAATCAATAAACTGCTGGCACACAGACCCTGGCTTATAAAAAAGGAGCACATACAGGTACCACATCCTCATTCTGGTGCAATAACACTTCCCCATACTACTTTTTATACCTACCGTGTGCTCTTGAGTCTCTTCTTTTTCTTACAGAAACTGGTTAGAACAGGAGAGAATAACTGGTCTCTGGCTGAGCTGGTACACGCTGTAGTATTGCTGGCTCATTACCACGCTCTTGCAAGTTTTGTATTCGGCAGCGGTATAAACCCAGAAAGAGATCCAGATACCCAAAATGGCATCCAGACAGCAGTGAGAAACAAGTTTTGTGTGTGCGATCTCGCCAACGACAACAACATAGAAAACATTTCTCAGACAAGTAATGATGCTGAGGTTAGTAAATGATCATTTTTGCTTCCGCCTAACCATTGTTTGTCATTGTGACCAGGTatggtatccggaaacccattatccagaaagatcagaattatggaaatgcagtctcccatagattccattataatcaaataatccaactttttctgtgtaataataaaacagtaccttgtacttgatcccaacaaagatataattaatccttattggaaataaacccatcctattgggtttatttattgtttacatgattttctagtagacttaatgtataaagatcaaaattacagaaagatttgttatccggaaaaccccaggtcccaagcattctggatagcaggtccaatacctgtgctACTGTTCACTTGTTCGTATAAGGTTGCTGTGTATCGCTTAAATTGTGCTGCAATGCTTCACAGTGACTGCAACTATGCTACAGCAAGAGTAGTTGTGTAGTAGTTGAGTAGTTGTGTAATGTTGTGTGTAGGAGTTTTGCAGAATTAAAGTTGGATTTTACTGGAAAATGGAAGGTTTGGAATTCTGTAGGAGTGTGGATAGAGTCCAACAGGGTATAGAACAACATGAATATGGGATGTAACTATAATCTCCTACCATTTAGAGTATAGTGGGGGTGGGTAATGCTTTTCACTACTAACAAATTAAATTCTGTTTAGAaacatcaggtttttttttattttttaacagcaaAATGGGGATTATGAAAGTGAATTAGAAGCTCTGATGGAAAGAATGAAGAAACTCCAAGAGGAAAGAGAGGACGAAGAAGCTTCTCAAGAAGAAATGGCGACAcgttttgaaaaagaaaagaaagaaagtcttcTTGTAGTTTCTGGAGGTAATGCCTGGTTTTAATTATTACCATCTCTAGTAACCTGCATGGGACTTAGTATAGCTTCAGTTACtatcaggggcgtaactgcagaggaagcaaaccctgcaactgcagggggccccaggaggtatagatgGCCCCATGatgtcctaattaatgagcaatttcaacatatattggtaaaacaggacaacctctggatatgttgggggccctaaaatgaatttgctgtggggcccagtatcttCTAGTTACACAACTGGTTACTATTAGGAGTTGTCAGCAGTCAGTCCCACACCGCCTCAGGTATGGCTGCTTCTATGCTGCACTGCAAGGTTAGGTCCACACGGGAACCAAATCAGCTAGATGAAATCTGCCGACTAGTGATGTGGGGGCCAGCCCCATACCGGAgggacccgcgggtcgggcgggttcgggccaacctcacaCTCTTTTCTGTGGGTGgcgggtgggtgcgggttgagctattCCCCTGCTCCTGCCATGCTTCagacttccgggttcttcttttatagatgctgcaccTGCTCGCCATGCCTCTTTTGTGAAGTCATGGGTGGACAGGTAGTGGGAGGTCGGTTGCCGGGCGGTTGCGGGTCAGGGAAattgtgggtctataaaaggaacccggaagtctggGGGGCGGTTGTGGGTCGGGAACattgcgggtctataaaaggaacccggaagtcgggctcagTCAGGTGGTGGGAGGTCGGGTGGCGGGTGGTTGCAGGTCAGGGAAatcgcgggtctataaatggaacccggaagtcgggctcagGCGGGTGGTGGGAGGTCAGGTGGCGGGCAGTTGCGGGTTAGGGAAatcgcgggtctataaaaggaacctggaagtcgtgCTTGGGCAGGTGGTGGGAGGTCGGGTGGCGGGCGGTTGCGGGTTGTGGAAATCGCAGGTCGATATAAGGAACCTGGATATCGGGCTCGGACGGGAGGTCCGGTGGCGGGTGGGTGCCGGGGaaatcctgacccacacatcactactgctgacTGATTTCAGCCTTACCTCGGGCAGTAGCCTCCTTAAACTGAAATCCACTGAAGTGTGTTCGGGATGGAGCCAATTCAGTGTGGAAGATAGGGGAAGCTACTGCCTGCAGTAGGGCTAAAATCAGCCAGCAGTTTTTGGCTAACTGATTTTGACCCGCCTGTGGCTCTAGGCTAAAGGTTtgaacctggaaaaaaaaaacactgcacaagGGCCAGCCTAAAATAGAGTATAGAATAGAATTTCCTAGGAAGGGTATGAGCTGGGCATGTCCTTTTACATAGTGTAACACAACACATTTTTCCTCAAGGGCTTTGGTTTCCCTTCAGTTTTTGCAGCCTTTGTGGAGAGGTGATCTTTTTATGCAGATACAGGAATTAAGGCATGTCCTAGCATGGGTGTATCCAGAATCCAGAAGTACAGATCACATCACAGTATCTTGCTCTATCGAGAGAGAACTGGTTATTTCTGAACCAGTTAGCTAACACCCTAGTTAAGAGCTCTGTTTACTGATCACACTGCTGATATGCATTAAATAgcaacatttcacaaaatatagaCCAATATCCAGGGCAGGAGAGACAACATTTTTATACTTCTTTTATATACAGTTGGGGGGTAACTGAGAGCATCTGCAGGCTGATAAGTGAACAGGAAATATTCATAGGGCAATATCGATACAGATGCAAAGTTTGCTCTGGGTCTAGTATACTGAAGAACCCAgtcacatatttctttttttaaagagcaaactAGTGTTTgcttaatggttgctatgggttactagataaaaaaaatatttagggtaTTATTTTAAGGAGTTCGGTATTTATCTTGGGAgttcaaaatataaaattctgtGACTTCATCTGTGTTGATTTGTTTTTGCACACAGTAGCAGAATAAGGGCAAAGTCACACTACagggccagtggtgtaactagatattactgggctccacagcaaactatttctcaggcccccaaaatttctacaggttgacctgttttaccagtatttattgaaattatatattaattagggcctcgtggggcccctatacctcctgccccccaccCCCGcaaagtctgcttcctctatcgtTACCTACAGGGCTAACCTAAGGTTGAAACAAAAACATAGAATTACTTTTGCATAACATTCTTATTGTCTCTAGTTTTTATGATGTTAGCAGTTTTAGGTTGCTAATATTATTTTCAACACAAGTACT
Proteins encoded:
- the sesn3.S gene encoding sestrin-3, producing MNRRNSQTLCDSSDFLICGNCQRALRKDKKMLIPPPSRGPSAFIPQKEFGQANDVNKLTNRLAEEYSTSGRLDNITQVMSFHPQYLESFLRTQFYLLRVDGPLPYHYRHYIAIMAAARHQCVYLINMHVEEFLSTGGSAEWLSGLEYIPQKLKNLNEINKLLAHRPWLIKKEHIQKLVRTGENNWSLAELVHAVVLLAHYHALASFVFGSGINPERDPDTQNGIQTAVRNKFCVCDLANDNNIENISQTSNDAEQNGDYESELEALMERMKKLQEEREDEEASQEEMATRFEKEKKESLLVVSGAFDEEVISTSNVSRYIEDPGFGYKDFARRGEEHLPTFRAHDYSWEDHGFSLVNRLYSDIGHLLDDKFRMVYNLTYNTMATHEDVDTTMLRRALFNYVHCMFGIRYDDYDYGEVNQLLERTLKVYIKTVTCYPERATKRMYDSYWRQFKHSEKVHVNILLMEARMQAELLYALRAITQHLT